CCTACCGTCGTGGGTATGATTATTGCGCGCGCATGGGCTGTGCCCCTGGTGTTTTTGCTGCGGTTATGGAAACTCTGGGCTACGAAGACGATCCTGTGGTTAATGGCGTTTGGAAAGCTACCTTAGGCTTAATCGGTGGAACCGGCAACATGGCTATTGGAACCTGTGGTGCCATGGCGGGTGCCGCTATGGCAATAAGCTACAGTTTTGGCTTCACAAAGGAGGATCTCAAGGACCAGGCGAAGATGCTCAACGTCGCCAGTGTGGTTGCTGAAGTGGGTAAAGAGATGCAGGAGAAATACGGTCACATACAATGTCAGGAGGTTCAGTTCCATCACTGGGGAAAATCCTACAGATTCACCAATCCGGAAGTTATGCAAGAATTTGCGAGCGCGCGCGAATTATGGACTGCCTGCCAAGAAGTAACCGGAGACCTTGCCAGATGGACCGTGAAGAAGATCTTGGAGCACAATCCACATTTCTCTAAACGAACACAAAAATGAGACCGAATCTAATTCCCTCCAATTTCAGAACATACGCGCGCGCAATG
This sequence is a window from Candidatus Bathyarchaeota archaeon. Protein-coding genes within it:
- a CDS encoding C-GCAxxG-C-C family protein: MTEKSEIAREALDEAYRRGYDYCARMGCAPGVFAAVMETLGYEDDPVVNGVWKATLGLIGGTGNMAIGTCGAMAGAAMAISYSFGFTKEDLKDQAKMLNVASVVAEVGKEMQEKYGHIQCQEVQFHHWGKSYRFTNPEVMQEFASARELWTACQEVTGDLARWTVKKILEHNPHFSKRTQK